From Paenibacillus sp. PL2-23:
ATTGAAATTGACAAGTGAAATAAACATCCAAGAACACAAAAATGTGTACCAAGCCGTAGTAAGTGTACAAGAATATCGAATGGACGGCGATCAACACAACAAAACTTATGTGCTTTTGAAAAGTAAAGAAAACAATGGTGTGTGGAAAATACAAGATATTGACTAGCATAAATAAGTAGGTTGGGAGCGTGTCCGATGCTGATTTTTATAGCTCCAGCTGTTGTATGGTTGATCATCTTGTTCTTCACTTCAGCCGAGTTTTATACCCGGTTCAGCATGGCCAAGTCCATACTTCTGTCTACTCTTCTCAATATTGTCCTATTTGTTATCTGTACGTTGATATGGTTTTCCGCCGAATCGGATGGACTGGCCCAGTTGATCGGTAGCACTATTTATGCGGGTCTATGTGGCTTGTGCACAATGAGTATTGTACTAATCATGATTCTGTTGCATTGATCCAAGAAGAAAAAACAACAGGAAACCCGCCTGTAGTGCGTGAGACATTGCCGATTCGAAAAAAGAAAGACAGCTCCTTAAAGCTTCGGATGCTGTCTTTCCTGCATAAGATCCCTTATTCAGGCTGAGGCTGCCATGTGTTTACTGGTGTGTATCCCTCAGCTACATGTCCCGCTGTGAATTGTGTTGGAATAACAACGTAACCAATAACGTCGAGATCCTCGTCATAGAGTACGACATAGCTTAACCGATCATAAACCGTTTTCGGTCCATTCTCTGATTGTTGTGAGTACTCCCCTCCAACATATATTTTTCCCTGAGCATGACTAGGAATTTCACGAATAGCTCCAAATGACGATGACATAAAACCCTCTGGTGTAGTGCCCGATTTCACTTGATCTTGAATAAGGGCGGACGGTAAGGAGGATGTCACTTGATTCAGTATCTCCGTACCACCAGTGGAATAATATTTGGCATTAGGAACGGCTTGCAGCAGCTTCGCATGGTCCCAATATCTTTCTACACCATGACTAAATGGCAATGTGGAATTCGGATTGCTAGTGAATTTATCAATTAATTCTTGTGTCGTAAGAGGCTCAATGGTATAACCGATGTCCTCTGTGATGCGCATTACAGGAGCCATGTTGTACTCGTACGGCCCCTCGTGCAATACTGTACCATTTCTAACCACTTGAATGTAGAAGCGGCCTGTTTGCTCTGTAAAATATTGTGTATCAATATATGCTGTCTTGTAGCTTCCGTTAGGACTTGCGTTCGAGATTGGAGCTGCCCCTTGCTCAATGGACGATGCTCCATCCTCGAGTTCATAGACATGGATGACATCCGTATTCAATAATGGATCAGCATTAATCATTTGTGCTTGAAGGTTGTATTGTTGACCCCACTGGCCGGTTCCAGCGTTATATTGGTTTATTTTATTGAGTTTAAAGCCTTCCTGAATGCTTCTCGGATAATGAACATACAGATTGTAGTATTTATGCCTTAGACCATCTCCGCTTGTGACGCTAATATTGATTCTTATATCTTCTTTAGGATTTAACGTAACTGGAATAGAACTGCTGCCCACACTCCCATAAGCGCCCCGCTCTGAAAGAGCCGTACCATGCCATACCGAATAGTACGCACTTGTATGCGGCTCAAGCGAAATGGTGAGCTCCACAGCCTCGGCCTCAGATACGCTGTTAATTACATGATAATCGAACACATCAGCACTAAATCCTGTTGCTGTGGATGGTTCATTGTTTGAGGTCTTATGATTTAAGATATAGTCACCAAAAACAATGTCCTCTAACGTCGACACCTTGCACGCGTCGCTCGTACATGGAGGAGTCGTTGGTGTTGGTGTTGGTGTTGATGCCGGCGTATCAACAGGACCCGGCGCCTGAGTAATTGGCGTTGGCGTTGGAGCGACCACACCGGAGTCGTCTACTTTGTTTGGCTGCTTCGCAAATTCGGAGCCTTTTGCTCCTTCATTCACAACGGCGTTCTCAATCTTGCCTTCCCCAATCATCTTTGCAACAGAATCTAGCACAAGCTTCAGAATAGAAGCTTCTTTGCTCACCTCAATATTGTTGCTGGCTGCGCCAGACTGAACATTCAAGTTGCTGATGGATCCGCTTGGAATCTTCACTTTAATATTGGATGAGAGCACATCCACATTCTCGTATTGACCTAGAAGCTCGACTTGGGAGCCTGCAGGCAATGCGTCGGAGAGCTCAACGTTTGCAATACCACTATCTGTTACAAATGACTCCTCGAGCTTAACAGGCGACTTCACGACAACATAATCAATTGAGGATTGACCTGCGACGACCAGACGTACAGAGCCGTCACGCTTATCCACGGATATGCGTACCAGCACGGAGTCCTCAAAGTGAATAGAGTTCGGTCCTCCTCCTTGAATGAGGGATTCTCCTTCTACCACAATGCCTTTAAAATATACATCACCCTCGCCTACCTCGGCTGTAACAGTCAAGTTGCCTGTGATGGTTACATTCTGCAGCGTCACGCCTGCAGCCGAAATGACGACATCGCCTCTAATCGTTCCATGTCCGAATTCCAATCCATAAATGCCCGGCTCATCAAACACAGTCGTCGGGTTAATAATGGCAAGAGCTGAATCCAACACGGTAACGGCTTGTGCCCTTGTCAGCCCGCCTTTTGGGCTCAGCGATCCATCGGATAGACCATTTAATATACCCGCATTCACTAAATTCGCCATTGCTTGCTTACCGGACTGCGTAAGCGTATGAGCGTCCTGGAATGATAGCAGAGCATCCAACGATGAATCCCCGAGCTGAAGCAGAGATGTAATCATATAAGACGCTTCTTCACGAGTCACTTGCCGTTTTGGCTGAAATGTGCCATCCTCGTAACCCTTTATGTATCCGGCCTTAACACCTATACCTATCTGCTCAAAGGCCCACTCTCCAGCTTTAACATCGGAGAACGTGCTGACTCCGCTGTCCGTAAGCCCGAAAGCACGGTTAATCAGCGTGACGAGCTCAACACGCGTCACCACTTGATTCGGCCGATAGGTGCCATCCTCATAGCCCTTCAGCAATCCATTGTCCACCCAAGCGCGCATGCTCGCTTCCGCCCAATGACCTTCCAGATCATCGCCAGCCGCTTGTGCTGCTGCGCCTGCGGCGCTGAGCATGCTCCACAACAACATGATTGACGTGAGCAAACTCAATCTTCTTTTTGTTATTCCCAGCATGTGTGTGAATTCCTCCTATTCTAGAGCAGCAGAGGATCCATTATTATCCTCCGCTATATGAAATATTCCTGATAGATTATAATACATAATCTGATACATTTCGACTATTTTTTTCGGATATTACCATCTACTCTCCCACCTGAATCCGTGACAGCTTAGGTCCCCTACCTCCTAGGCAGTCCGTATTTTGGAAAACAGGCGTAGAAGATTGTGTATCTTACAACATTCCCATCTTCGGATTCAAACAAGAAGCGCTTTTCACAGGAAGCAAGGCATGCGAAATAAACCTCCTTTTTTACAGGGGGGAGGCGACTGGTGGCTGTGCTTGCGTTTCATTCACAATAATCAGGCAAATGCCTGGTAGATTCGACGAACGGTTTGGAACCATGGACTGTAACGGCCGAAATTGAAGGACGTTTGTCGGGCATGGCGGCTGACTCTAGCTGCGATGTAGATGATGTTCTGAATGACAGTTCGGATACGACGGCGCCCGACGCCTCCACGAATCGGTGCATCATCTTGACGTAAGCTTTCTTGTCCCATGATGCGAAGCAGGTTATAGGCGAATACGCCAGCGTGCAGGACTAGCTCATTCGTATCGAACTTGCCTGCCGGCAATCGCTCCAAATCTAGATCGGTCTTAAGCTCACTATGAAATTGCTCGCTTGTGCCATGATCGCGATAAAGCTCAATGACACGCCATGGCGAGCAAGTCAGAGATGTCCAGTAAACGTTCACTTCCACATCTGGAAACATGAGCACCTGCCCATCCCGATCGATCGTACGCACGATGACTTGGAACACTTGACGCAGGTTACAATCGAAGTCTTTCTGTGGAAATGTAATCGCGCCGATGTAGGTGGTCTTCCCAGGGCGTTGCTCACAAGATATCCCTTTGTCTTCGGCTACTCGCAGCCAGCTTTCTTTGGAAGCGCCGCGAAGATTGACTTTAATGATGTAGTCAACCTCTTTCTCCGCGTGGCAAACTTGCAAGTTTTCAAGACTATCGTGAGCAGAATCCATACGGACGAGTAGACGATCACTTGTAATGCGACGAGCGTAATGAATCGTTTCCCGAAGGAAATCAGCACCATCTTTCTGGCTGT
This genomic window contains:
- a CDS encoding IS1380 family transposase, producing the protein MKIQFTQSKEILLTTHAGLAAVGALLSHTQLSQRLNRSAVKGMENPIHGNGEVMKSYLGLLCQGKSDFDHIEPFRKDTVFQTCLGIRKVPSSPTLRQRLDAAAQTIDANWNDILLQESADLIRNLNAPVTGLDAGEHTVIPLDIDVSPFDNSGTKKEGVSLTYKGTFGYAPIFAYLGREGYGVNLQLREGSTHSQKDGADFLRETIHYARRITSDRLLVRMDSAHDSLENLQVCHAEKEVDYIIKVNLRGASKESWLRVAEDKGISCEQRPGKTTYIGAITFPQKDFDCNLRQVFQVIVRTIDRDGQVLMFPDVEVNVYWTSLTCSPWRVIELYRDHGTSEQFHSELKTDLDLERLPAGKFDTNELVLHAGVFAYNLLRIMGQESLRQDDAPIRGGVGRRRIRTVIQNIIYIAARVSRHARQTSFNFGRYSPWFQTVRRIYQAFA
- a CDS encoding S-layer homology domain-containing protein, coding for MLGITKRRLSLLTSIMLLWSMLSAAGAAAQAAGDDLEGHWAEASMRAWVDNGLLKGYEDGTYRPNQVVTRVELVTLINRAFGLTDSGVSTFSDVKAGEWAFEQIGIGVKAGYIKGYEDGTFQPKRQVTREEASYMITSLLQLGDSSLDALLSFQDAHTLTQSGKQAMANLVNAGILNGLSDGSLSPKGGLTRAQAVTVLDSALAIINPTTVFDEPGIYGLEFGHGTIRGDVVISAAGVTLQNVTITGNLTVTAEVGEGDVYFKGIVVEGESLIQGGGPNSIHFEDSVLVRISVDKRDGSVRLVVAGQSSIDYVVVKSPVKLEESFVTDSGIANVELSDALPAGSQVELLGQYENVDVLSSNIKVKIPSGSISNLNVQSGAASNNIEVSKEASILKLVLDSVAKMIGEGKIENAVVNEGAKGSEFAKQPNKVDDSGVVAPTPTPITQAPGPVDTPASTPTPTPTTPPCTSDACKVSTLEDIVFGDYILNHKTSNNEPSTATGFSADVFDYHVINSVSEAEAVELTISLEPHTSAYYSVWHGTALSERGAYGSVGSSSIPVTLNPKEDIRINISVTSGDGLRHKYYNLYVHYPRSIQEGFKLNKINQYNAGTGQWGQQYNLQAQMINADPLLNTDVIHVYELEDGASSIEQGAAPISNASPNGSYKTAYIDTQYFTEQTGRFYIQVVRNGTVLHEGPYEYNMAPVMRITEDIGYTIEPLTTQELIDKFTSNPNSTLPFSHGVERYWDHAKLLQAVPNAKYYSTGGTEILNQVTSSLPSALIQDQVKSGTTPEGFMSSSFGAIREIPSHAQGKIYVGGEYSQQSENGPKTVYDRLSYVVLYDEDLDVIGYVVIPTQFTAGHVAEGYTPVNTWQPQPE